From a single Phacochoerus africanus isolate WHEZ1 chromosome 11, ROS_Pafr_v1, whole genome shotgun sequence genomic region:
- the SCN2B gene encoding sodium channel subunit beta-2 isoform X1, giving the protein MHKDAWLPRPAFGLTGLSLFFSLVPPGQSMEVTVPTTLNVLNGSDARLSCTFNSCYTVNHKQFSLNWTYQECNNCSEEMFLQFRMKIINLKLERFRDRVEFSGNPSKYDVSVTLRNVQLEDEGTYNCYIMNPPDRHRGHGKIYLQVLMEEPPERDSTVAVIVGASVGGFLAVVILVLMVVKCVRRKKEQKLSTDDLKTEEEGKTDGEGNAEDGTK; this is encoded by the exons ATGCACAAAGATGCCTGGCTACCTCGCCCTGCCTTCGGTCTCACGGGGCtcagtctctttttctctttgg TGCCACCAGGGCAGAGCATGGAAGTCACAGTACCTACCACCCTCAATGTCCTCAATGGCTCTGATGCCCGTCTGTCCTGCACCTTCAACTCCTGCTACACAGTGAACCACAAGCAGTTCTCCCTGAACTGGACTTACCAGGAGTGTAATAACTGCTCCGAGGAGATG TTCCTCCAGTTCCGCATGAAGATCATTAACCTGAAGTTGGAGCGGTTCCGGGACCGTGTGGAGTTCTCGGGGAACCCCAGCAAGTACGATGTGTCGGTCACGCTGAGAAACGTGCAGCTGGAGGACGAGGGCACCTACAACTGCTACATCATGAACCCGCCCGACCGCCACCGCGGCCACGGCAAGATCTACCTGCAGGTCCTCATGGAAG AGCCCCCTGAGCGGGATTCCACGGTGGCGGTGATCGTGGGCGCCTCCGTCGGGGGCTTTCTGGCTGTGGTCATCTTGGTGCTGATGGTAGTCAAGTGcgtgaggaggaaaaaagagcagaaacTGAGCACGGATGACCTGAAGACGGAGGAGGAGGGCAAGACGGATGGAGAGGGCAACGCGGAGGATGGCACCAAGTAA
- the SCN2B gene encoding sodium channel subunit beta-2 isoform X2: protein MEVTVPTTLNVLNGSDARLSCTFNSCYTVNHKQFSLNWTYQECNNCSEEMFLQFRMKIINLKLERFRDRVEFSGNPSKYDVSVTLRNVQLEDEGTYNCYIMNPPDRHRGHGKIYLQVLMEEPPERDSTVAVIVGASVGGFLAVVILVLMVVKCVRRKKEQKLSTDDLKTEEEGKTDGEGNAEDGTK from the exons ATGGAAGTCACAGTACCTACCACCCTCAATGTCCTCAATGGCTCTGATGCCCGTCTGTCCTGCACCTTCAACTCCTGCTACACAGTGAACCACAAGCAGTTCTCCCTGAACTGGACTTACCAGGAGTGTAATAACTGCTCCGAGGAGATG TTCCTCCAGTTCCGCATGAAGATCATTAACCTGAAGTTGGAGCGGTTCCGGGACCGTGTGGAGTTCTCGGGGAACCCCAGCAAGTACGATGTGTCGGTCACGCTGAGAAACGTGCAGCTGGAGGACGAGGGCACCTACAACTGCTACATCATGAACCCGCCCGACCGCCACCGCGGCCACGGCAAGATCTACCTGCAGGTCCTCATGGAAG AGCCCCCTGAGCGGGATTCCACGGTGGCGGTGATCGTGGGCGCCTCCGTCGGGGGCTTTCTGGCTGTGGTCATCTTGGTGCTGATGGTAGTCAAGTGcgtgaggaggaaaaaagagcagaaacTGAGCACGGATGACCTGAAGACGGAGGAGGAGGGCAAGACGGATGGAGAGGGCAACGCGGAGGATGGCACCAAGTAA